A window of the Phaseolus vulgaris cultivar G19833 chromosome 5, P. vulgaris v2.0, whole genome shotgun sequence genome harbors these coding sequences:
- the LOC137834030 gene encoding uncharacterized protein, whose protein sequence is MPRPKKIKNLLKAIDGHSSDTSVGNYVQLNDTPQSTRQQITKSTQPHFGSPLPQEFGHTPPQISQSAQPRNLQPTFESSSLPQTKSAQPHTSKSTLPHTSESTLPHTSDSVLPHTSDSALPHTSDSTLPHASESAEPHTPQPTQPHTSESEAERVPPRKGRQSNHYWFIDTIDEHGVTQKMKLKVRDAHNLPSGIRVVVDYDDNFQPIREACGLLAGVCGQLAGNHILLPISFESWSSMPDTYKDTIWESKLKINEDLAKRDVMFKIGKLWREYRCKLWNEFYDPLLSRNDLIKNIPDGLSMEQWAIFVDYRLKPSTVKLCNRNRDIRKKQTIPHTGGAMPLSRRRDNLRIETGRNIDRAEMNILSLPWVYIVLDYFGLFWAILDVVFDYFLHCFGNILSLPQEKIDELMLQNPDTASDISPNDPVGVILGKEHPGRVRGLSYGACPTLAFKKSTTRLSNMNHGSSSGGSSTNVEEKVDQMATELAIVKSQMHTLLAYIASRPDVPEHLAAMAANLVQPSINEAPDVGSDAPSPNQNIRSSGDNKTN, encoded by the exons ATGCCTAGGCCTAAGAAAATTAAGAACTTGCTCAAGGCAATTGATGGACATAGTTCAGACACATCTGTGGGGAACTATGTTCAACTTAATGACACGCCTCAAAGTACACGTCAACAAATAACCAAATCTACTCAACCACATTTTGGATCTCCATTACCACAAGAATTTGGACATACACCACCACAAATCTCACAATCTGCACAACCACGAAATTTACAACCTACTTTTGAATCATCATCACTACCACAAACTAAGTCTGCTCAACCACACACATCTAAGTCTACACTACCACATACGTCTGAGTCTACACTACCACACACATCTGACTCTGTACTACCACATACATCTGACTCTGCACTGCCACATACATCTGACTCTACATTGCCACATGCATCTGAGTCTGCAGAACCACATACCCCTCAGCCTACACAACCGCATACATCAGAATCTGAAGCAGAAAGGGTGCCACCAAGAAAAGGCAGGCAGTCAAACCACTATTGGTTTATTGATACTATAG ATGAGCATGGAGTTACTCAGAAAATGAAGCTCAAGGTTAGAGATGCTCATAACTTGCCCAGTGGAATACGTGTGGTTGTCGACTATGATGATAACTTTCAACCCATTAGAGAAGCATGTGGTTTGCTTGCTGGAGTTTGTGGACAACTAGCAGGAAATCATATATTGTTGCCTATAAGTTTTGAAAGTTGGTCATCTATGCCTGATACTTACAAGGATACTATATGGGAGAGTAAACTGAAG ATAAATGAAGACCTCGCTAAAAGAGATGTTATGTTCAAAATTGGCAAATTATGGAGGGAGTATAGATGCAAGCTCTGGAATGAATTCTATGACCCACTGTTAAGCAGAAATGACCTAATAAAGAATATTCCAGATGGTCTTAGCATGGAGCAATGGGCTATATTTGTGGATTATCGTCTCAAGCCTTCCACCGTG AAACTGTGTAATAGGAATAGAGATATAAGAAAGAAACAGACTATTCCTCACACTGGTGGTGCTATGCCATTGTCAAGAAGGAGGGATAATTTG AGAATTGAAACTGGTAGGAACATTGACCGAGCTGAGAT GAACATATTATCTCTGCCATGGGTTTATATTGTTTTGGACTATTTTGGACTGTTTTGGGCTATTTTGGATGTTGTCTTTGACTATTTTTTACATTGTTTTGGGAACATATTGTCTCTGCCACAG GAAAAAATTGATGAGCTAATGCTGCAAAATCCAGACACTGCATCAGATATATCTCCAAATGATCCAGTTGGTGTCATTCTTGGAAAGGAGCATCCAGGGAGGGTCAGGGGACTTTCATATGGAGCTTGTCCAACCCTTGCTTTCAAGAAATCCACAACAAGGTTAAGCAATATGAATCATGGTTCCTCTAGTGGTGGGTCTTCAACAAATGTTGAAGAAAAGGTAGACCAGATGGCAACTGAACTTGCAATTGTAAAGAGCCAAATGCATACTCTACTAGCCTACATTGCTTCTAGACCAGACGTGCCAGAACATTTAGCTGCAATGGCAGCAAATTTGGTACAACCATCTATTAATGAG GCACCGGATGTTGGAAGTGATGCTCCATCACCAAACCAGAATATAAGATCAAGTGGAGACAATAAGACAAATTAG